The following is a genomic window from Micrococcus cohnii.
CTCGTAGATCTCGTCGGCCAGCAGCACGAGGTCGTGCCGGCGGGCGATGTCAATCATGCCCATCAGGATCTCGCGCGAGTACACGGCGCCGGTCGGATTGTTCGGGTTGATCAGCACCAGGCCCTTGGTGCGCTCGGTGACCAGCGACTCGATGTGCTCCAGATCCGGCTGCCAGCCCTCTTCCTCCACGCAGCGGTAGTGGACGGCACGGCCGCCGGCGAGGGTCGTCGCGCCCGTCCACAGCGGGTAGTCCGGAGAGGGCACGAGCACCTCGTCGCCGTCGTCGACCAGGGCCTGCAGGACCATCGAGATCATCTCGGAGACACCGTTGCCGATGAACACGTCGTCCACGCCGATCTGCCGGATGCCGCGGGACTCGTAGTACTGGCTCACGGCGGTGCGGGCAGAGTAGATCCCCTTCGAATCGGAGTAGCCCTGCGCGTGCGGCAGGTGCTGGATCATGCCCTTGAGCACGGCGTCGGGCGCCTCGAAGCCGAACGGGGCGGGGTTGCCGATGTTCAGCTTCATGATGCGGTGACCCGCCGCCTCCATCCGCTGAGCCTCCTCGAGGATCGGGCCGCGGACGTCGTAGCGGACGTTCAACAGCTTGGAGGACTGACGGATGGGGCGCGGATGGGAAGTCGAAGCCATTCCCCCATCTTGGCACCCGCGGCCGCGTCACGGGGGGAACCTGCGTGGCCGGTCGGTCAGAACCAGCCCCGCTGCGGGACGTACCAGTCCTCGGGCGCCTGCTCCTCGTCGCGGGAGACGAGCCAGTACTGCGCGGCCTCCTCGGGGCTGAGCGCGTCCGGTCCCGAGACGAGGGACTGCAGATCGCGCAGCCCGTCGGCGTCGAGCCGGCCCATGATGTGCCGCAGGTCCCGCTCGACGGCGTCGGGAACCTCGTCGCCTCGGCCGAGCACGGAGACACGCCCTTCCGGCAGCACGCGACCGGTGTCCTCGAGCGGCACGAGCCCGTGATGCTCGATGCCCGGGTCGACGCCATAGGTCAAGCCGATCTGGGCCCGGTCGTCGGCGACGTCTTCGGAGACGGAGGTCTGCGCGGGACGCCATGCCTCCGGTCGACAGCCGGCGAGTCGGTCCAGCCGCTCGCGCAGCAGCGCGGTCGCCTCCGGGCGGGCCGTGGAGTTCACGTCGACGCGGGCCGCCGCGGTGAACTCCTCGCACCGCTGGTTCAGGTCCTGGACGGACTCCAGGTCCAGGCGGGCGGCGGTCGTGGCCGTGACGAGCGCCCGCAGACGCGTGGTGCCCTTCGAGGGGGCGAGCACCGTGACGGGCGCCTCGGGCGCGGCCTCGGGTGAGGTGGAGGCGGAGCCCGAGCCGTCGCCGGAGCCGCCGAGGGCGGCCAGCCGCTCCTCCACGAGCGCGTCCACCCGGTCCGCGCTCAGTGCCGAATCGCCCGATGGCAGTGTGGTCGGGGCGGCCTGCGACGACGATGCCCCCGACGAGGAGGGTTCCGGCGAGCGGGAGTCGCCCGGGTTCTCATCCGCGTCTGCCGGCTCGGATTCGGTGGCGGTGGGCTCGGGCGGGGCCGGCAGAACGCCCTCGGCATCGGCCTGCAGGGCGAAGGCCAGGGTGTCCACGACGGCCACCGTCTGCTCGTCGGTGTGCTTCCACGGTGTGGCCACCGGTTCCGAGGGCTCGACGGCGTAGCCCTTGTTCTTCAGGTGGCGCTCGACGACCGCGGCCACGGCGCGATCCAGCTCCGCATCCGTGTGGACCACCGAGATCGGGGTGTCCGCATTACCGGCGCCGTCGACCTGCTCCGAGGCGCAGCCGCTCGCCCCGGCCGTCAGCAGCGCGACGGTCAGCGCGGCTGCGGCGCGACGCCCCGGCCTCGGCAGCCCGCGGGCCCGGCTCATGCGTCCTCCCCGGTCGGCTCGTTCCCGGTCGGGGCGTTCCCGGTCGGCTCGTTGCCGGGGGCATGGCCGCCGAGTTCGAGCGCGGCCTGCACCCACGAGGACGTGCGCAACCGGTCCAGCTCGTCGAGCGCGAACCAGGCCGCGTCCACCGATGAGCCGTCGACCTCCGGACGCAGGGCGCCGCCGGTGATCTCGGCGCGGTAGATCACCTGGACGGTGAGCAGAGGCACCGCGGCACCACGCCGACGGCGCTCGGCCGGGATCTGGCCGGTGTTCACGCCGAGCAGCCCGCCCAGGCGCACCGTGTGGCCGGTCTCCTCCCACACCTCGCGTTCGCAGGCCTGCTCGCAGGACTCGCCCAGCTCGAGACCGCCGCCGGGCAGCGTCCAGACGGGGCCGTCGGGTCCGCCCCAGGCCGAGAGCAGGATCCGGCCGTCCTCGACGATCAGCGCGTAGGCGCCGGCGCGGGTCTGGAAGGGCTCCGGGGTCGCGGCAGGCGCGGACGACGCGGCGGGGTTCTCGGACATGGCCGCCAGTGTACTGAGGCTCTGTGGGCCGTGGCCCGTGCGGCGCTGACCCGTGCGCGGCCAGTAGGCTCCCGGCATGACCGCCTCCGCGCCGCACGCCGCCGATCCTTCGCCTCGTTCGCTGCCCCGTCCCCGCGGCCGGCGCGGCGTGCCCGTGTGGCCGCTCGCGCTGCTGCTTCTGGCGCCGCTGGCCGGCGACCTGAGCGTGTCCCTGTTTCCTGCCGACGCGGACCAGCCGTCGATGAGTCT
Proteins encoded in this region:
- a CDS encoding pyridoxal phosphate-dependent aminotransferase, which translates into the protein MASTSHPRPIRQSSKLLNVRYDVRGPILEEAQRMEAAGHRIMKLNIGNPAPFGFEAPDAVLKGMIQHLPHAQGYSDSKGIYSARTAVSQYYESRGIRQIGVDDVFIGNGVSEMISMVLQALVDDGDEVLVPSPDYPLWTGATTLAGGRAVHYRCVEEEGWQPDLEHIESLVTERTKGLVLINPNNPTGAVYSREILMGMIDIARRHDLVLLADEIYEKITYDGVRHLNAAGLSDDVVTLTFSGLSKAYRVAGYRSGWVAISGPKRRAADFLEGLTLLSNMRMCANVPAQHAIQVALGGYQSIDDLVLPGGRLLEQRNLAQRMLSQIPGVSVQPARGALYLFPRLDPEVYPIEDDETFVIELLREKKILVSHGGAFNYPSTDHLRVVTLPSVEDLETAIGRMADFLEDYRERHA
- a CDS encoding glycine betaine ABC transporter substrate-binding protein yields the protein MSRARGLPRPGRRAAAALTVALLTAGASGCASEQVDGAGNADTPISVVHTDAELDRAVAAVVERHLKNKGYAVEPSEPVATPWKHTDEQTVAVVDTLAFALQADAEGVLPAPPEPTATESEPADADENPGDSRSPEPSSSGASSSQAAPTTLPSGDSALSADRVDALVEERLAALGGSGDGSGSASTSPEAAPEAPVTVLAPSKGTTRLRALVTATTAARLDLESVQDLNQRCEEFTAAARVDVNSTARPEATALLRERLDRLAGCRPEAWRPAQTSVSEDVADDRAQIGLTYGVDPGIEHHGLVPLEDTGRVLPEGRVSVLGRGDEVPDAVERDLRHIMGRLDADGLRDLQSLVSGPDALSPEEAAQYWLVSRDEEQAPEDWYVPQRGWF
- a CDS encoding NUDIX hydrolase, giving the protein MSENPAASSAPAATPEPFQTRAGAYALIVEDGRILLSAWGGPDGPVWTLPGGGLELGESCEQACEREVWEETGHTVRLGGLLGVNTGQIPAERRRRGAAVPLLTVQVIYRAEITGGALRPEVDGSSVDAAWFALDELDRLRTSSWVQAALELGGHAPGNEPTGNAPTGNEPTGEDA